The DNA window TTACAATAGATAATTACAAAATACCCTCCTAAAAACTTTAGGTTAAAAGACTATAAGATTACCATATAGACTTTAGGAACAGCAGTATAGGCCaaccaaatgtttttttgttcattgattgACTTGACACAGGAGATTTAACACAGGAGAAGTAAAATGATACAATCTCAGCCTTTGCCACACATGCTGTACAAAAACATTGATACAAATGTAACAACTTGCCATCTTCGTTAGGTTCCCGTTGTTGGATGTAATTTGCCTGTTGTAGGAACTTCTCTGCAACAGCAATTAGATTGCTGGCCATCTCTTCATCAATCAAATGACCGCTTGCCCACCGAAGGCTCCGCAACATGTTCTCTAGCCTGAAAAATAGACCGCAGACCCGATGGGTCCAGTGACAATTTATCTGTATGTAGTTAACAACCCCTAAAGTGTTCTCTTGTCTAAACTGTGCCAACTCTGAGCCTCCGACCTATGAAGACAACCATGCATAGACAGCCGATGCAGTTTTAACTAACGTACTTTAGCTACAAACTAGCTTTAAAAAAAGTATATTCATTCAAcatcgctagctaacgttactgtacAGCAGTAACTAGTTAACGTTTTATAGATTCCATAATTAACGTTAGATTATGAACaattaactttagctagctatcttgagtTCAGTTAAATATCAATGGCAGACagatctaacgttagctagctaacgccgTTGGTAGTTAGGTACCGTTAGTGTTATATTATGTCTTTACTTTTTTTGCAGCTGTTACACCCCTCACCCTCAACACCTaatgttagatagctagctaacattaagttAACGTTACCTGGCTATTGATGGTTGAAGTCCATCTCTTCTGTCCGTGAGCAGCAGTCTGGTGCAATCAGAGGTGGTAGATTTACAATTTTCGAGAAATTGGGCTGCcattgttaactagctagctaattttacCTCGGAAGAACAGAAGTTGAGTGAACGTCTTTCATCAGTACCTGAGACTTGGGCGGAGTCCAAACGACCTTTATGCAAATGTGAtcattaataatatatatatatatatatatatatatatatatatatatatataaaacaaaaagATCATCAGTGACAAAATCGATGACTCATAGCATACGTtgtgaatcgttgtgacatatgaaatacgagtgagactgtaatcaatgtgtaataactacgtacaAAATTAATGAACGTGTTAAATTATTGTGTGACGtgagtcatattcaggtcctgattggtaaAGAAgcttatttgacgtgtcaaatagtgttatttgacgtgtatctttttgacacgcaaagacccaaacgcgTTCCataagtggaaagccttcccagaagggtGGAGGCTGtgatagcagcaaagggggggaccaactccatattaatgcccatgattttggaatgagatgttcaatgatgtccaacatactgtaatgaaacagcagggagcaggtctcgaaccctcgaccttcgagccccGGCGCGCTAACAACTGCGCCACAAAAAAACACTACTCTCTCCAAAGAGCGTCCTCGCGCTAGCTTGAGACTCTACGTTTTACAGGAACGCGCTCACcggccaagcacacgcactgtcgtggatgcaAGGTCCGATCACTTCTGAAACCAATGtgatgaaacagcagggagcaggtctcgaaccttcgagcccgaggtccggcgcgctatcgactggcACGAGTCGATTTCCGcgccagggtcgttacaatacttttggtcattggattgtttacagacaatcacagattgtCATGTGTTGGGTGGGAAGTCCCAATCTCTGGAAGTCACCCTCAGAGTTTAGTCAGCAACACGTGACAACGGAGGGCGCTCTGAGCGAGCTGGGATTGACATAAGGAGTCGAACTCCATTTAGTTTGGGAACCAGTCAGACCAGATATGGCAGCCAACAGGGTCGGAAGGACGCACGCAGATGAAGTCCACTCGTCAGATTTGGGAACGTCTCCGGAACACGGAGGCAACCTTCAGAAGAGACAAGCTCGAGTTACTGTGAAATACAACAGAAAAGAGCTACAGAGGCGACTAGACGTGGAGAAATGGATAGACGACTGTTTGAACGAGCTGTACTTAGGCAAGGTAAGTGCCGGTACCCTCTTGGACCATTACAAGGGCCACACAAAAGCCCCGTTTATACCTGTGTCCTGTACTTTTCCGCATTCCGATTATGCCCACACTTTTATTAAACGTCTAGGCAATTAAAATACACGGATCGGATTATGCTTCAAGAAGCACTCAAACATActtgatctagctgatctatcTATTGTTGTAGGGTCAATTTATATTTCAATTACTTTTAGTTTTGCTTAACAAGTGCTTTGAGATTATGTCTAATGAAATCCGCTATAAACGTTTTTAATAATGaattattattagtatttttaGATCTTCCTGAAAACATCCGGAGGTACTCAGGCACACATTATCTGCATATCAAACAGATCTGGATGGTCAAACCATTTACTCATACTCATAACGGCCTCAGGTAGCACCATTCAATTATGGCATCAGTAATTGTcctaaaataaatacattcataTTATTGTGAAAGAATATCTGTTAAATAAATTGCATACAGGGAGACACTAGCTAATCCGGTCACAATGTGGATGGGTAAGAGAGACTTTCAGATACTGATTGGATCATATCGATCCGATCATAAAACTCGCATGTTAGCGCAAAGTGTAAACAAGGCTAAAGTGTTGTGCATGTGCTCAGGCAGTAGGTTTCAGATAGTAAAGAGATTTTAGGTATATGGCAAGTTCTTAACTTTTTAATCAGGCAATACTATCTGAAAGTTTCCATTCCTTTAAGAATGAGAACTTTGCTCTTTCACCTTTGCCTGAATCAATAGAATTGGGAAAAAGGCTTAACTTTAAGAAAAAAAAGAGGCTTAGGATTGAATTGGATATTCATGTAGAAAAGGCCTGTTAAGACACTGTACATGATACATGGATCTTAACATTACAGATGAACACTCCTGTGAGACACAAACAATATCAACACAATAACTTGCACTCTGTCGAAATTACAGAGGCATTTCTAAACCAACTCTTCTGCGTAGTCCTCCTTAACAGGGCTAAACAGACTTCCGTGTGCTATGAGATTTATATAAAAGGTGTATACAATATGGATGTTATGATAGTGCACAGTGTCCATTAAAGGACTGGAGAAGGTTGGAGGTGCACTGTGGACTTAGGCTCCATCcgaaaatggcaccctattccctatatagtgcactacttttgaccagggctctatgggtagtgcactagggaataacGTGCCATTCCGGATGTAGCCTAAGTATTCAGCCACTGCAGAGACATGGTGGCTGGGGAATGCTAACTCACTGCCTTACATGGCCACTTGGAAAAAGGGAATGGAACAAGAATGAAGGCTGAGAAACAGGAAGGAAGATGTGCAGAGAAGGGAGAGTACTCCAGGGCCAAGGGTGGGGCTAATGGGTGACGTGTGCATAGAAGGGAGTGTACTCCAGGGCCCAGGGTGGGGCTAATGGGTGATGGGGTTAATACTCCCTGAGGGGGGTAAACATACTGCAGCTGGCCATGTGACATCACTAGCTAGATGTTCTGCTCTCCTGGAAAGTTTGGGAACACATACTGCTTCCAGTTCTTGTCTgcatctgaaatgacaccctagtctgtatgtagtgcactactttttaccagagccctatggtcaaaagtagtgcactatgtagggaatagagtgccattttggatACACCCTTTGTAACAATACTGCAttgatatactgtagtacagtaccagtgtacaGCAGGAGACTCACCCCTATAGGGCGACAAATGCACCATGGTGGCCTGTGCCGGATCTCAGCTGAGCATTTGATCAGTAGATCAATAACCGTCACCAACAACGGGAACTAGTCCGATAATTTTAGGAACTCAAAACTCTAAATCCAACCCACCAGAAGTTGAATGTGTGCCAGGCAGGCAGTGTGATTCTccagatgacagagagaggagactgatctTCTATTGGTCTGTAGCTCGGTTCTGACTTGCCAGGCAACTGATCCAGTTGGATACATGGCCAGTGTTGTTATTATCCAACCATAAGCCCTCTGAATGAATCCTGTCAACTGTTCCATTTGGAAATGACATGTAGTAGGACTCAAAGCTCAACTTAATATATACAGACATAACTCAAACTTTTGCATAAGTCATGTATTGAGATTTGCACAAGCTTTTCCactctaataatatacagtatacgtgagtgtttttaatgtgtttgtgttttgcAGGAGGAAGACATGCCAGACGAGGTAAACATTGATGACCTGATAGATCTACCTAGCAATGAGGAGCGAGTGAAAAAGTTACAGGTAGGCCCCACCCACCCAAAGTTGTTCTGAACATGTACTCAGACCAACCTGACTTTGCCACAGAATTTAACTACTGGAATTTTGATACAATGATTTCTCTTCTCTAAACTCTGTTCATCATCAGGAGATCCTTCAGACATGCAGCAACAACACTGAGGTATGTTTTACCATCATTTATAATGATATGGAAGAATGATGCATATTAAgtcatacatttttatttagtctctgtacacacacacacacacacacacacactgtattggcCTCCAATAGGAGGCAGCGGTGTCTGACACCTTCGATTGTCACGCCACATGCCCTACAATGGCCTTC is part of the Oncorhynchus clarkii lewisi isolate Uvic-CL-2024 chromosome 10, UVic_Ocla_1.0, whole genome shotgun sequence genome and encodes:
- the LOC139418106 gene encoding protein phosphatase 1, regulatory (inhibitor) subunit 14Aa, giving the protein MAANRVGRTHADEVHSSDLGTSPEHGGNLQKRQARVTVKYNRKELQRRLDVEKWIDDCLNELYLGKEEDMPDEVNIDDLIDLPSNEERVKKLQEILQTCSNNTETFIGELLVKLEGLHKQEELATEGIEHPSLCNHPQHRHEPYHFNDPHCPRTHTHTHQTL